The following coding sequences lie in one Cloeon dipterum chromosome 1, ieCloDipt1.1, whole genome shotgun sequence genomic window:
- the beta-Spec gene encoding spectrin beta chain isoform X4 — MTTDISMVRWDPSQQQEIVDDFEYDGGNSSSRLFERSRIKALADERESVQKKTFQKWVNSHLVRVNCRIGDLYVDMRDGKMLIKLLEVLSGERLPRPTKGKMRIHCLENVDKALQFLREQRVHLENMGSHDIVDGNPRLNLGLIWTIILRFQIQDITIEETDNKETKSAKDALLLWCQMKTAGYHNVNVRNFTTSWRDGLAFNALIHKHRPDLIQFDKLSKSNAMHNLNNAFNVAEEKLGLTKLLDAEDVFVEQPDEKSIITYVVTYYHYFSKLKQETVQGKRIGKVVGIAMDNDKMIAEYESLTSDLLKWIEATIDSLGDRNFANSLTGVQTQLAQFSSYRTVEKPPKFVEKGNLEVLLFTLQSKMRANNQKPYTPREGKMISDINKAWERLEKAEHERELALREELIRQEKLEQLAARFNRKASMRETWLSENQRLVSQDNFGFDLGAVEAAAKKHEAIETDILAYEERVQAVVAVSQELEAENYHDIERINARKDNVLRLWNYLLELLRARRARLEMSLQLQQNFQEMMYILDSMEELKVRLLSDDYGKHLMGVEDLLQKHALVEADVNVLGERVKAVVEHSQRFAAEQEDDAGSGYRPSDPSAVVERVQQLESAFTELVRLAVERRLRLEESRKLWQFYWDTADEENWIKEKEQIVSTGDIGHDLTTIHLLLSKHKALENEVNSHEHQLQGVVQTGDELVRQGHFGADRVQERLDELGAAWQHLVQTAAARRRRLEEAVDFHQFFADADDVDIWMLDTLRLVSSEDVGRDEANVQSLLKKHKDVSDELKAYAATVDALKQQAALLGEQDRQSEVVTQRLASIDSRYAELLELAKLRKQRLLDALSLYKLLSEADGVEQWLGEKQRMLATMVPAKDVEDVEIMRHRYDGFDKEMNANASRVAVVNQLARQLLHVEHPDSARIVARQNELNHGWAELRERADAKREELASAHGVQTFHVECRETLLWIEDKKRILQSTDALEMDLTGIMTLQRRLSGMERDLAAIQAKLNSLEAEAQHIELEHPEEAPLVQERITQIRQVWEQLTHMLKERDAKLEDAGDLHRFLRDLDHFQAWLTKSQTEIASEDSPSSLAEAEKLLSQHQSIREEIDNYTDDYTTMMKYGENITAEPSTQDDPQYMFLRERLKALKDGWEELHQMWENRQKHLSESLNLQMFLRDAKQAEVLLSQQEHILSKAETPVNLEQAENMMKRHEAFITTVEANDEKINAVCQFAGRLCDEGHPAADKIQAKAEDIADRRGANRQKALAQLERLRDQLLLRQFLQDCEELGEWVQEKNITAQDETYRSAKTVHSKWTRHQAFEAEIAANKERLLRVQEAGQQLMRDKPEMAELVLPKTQELGAQFSDLESATKEKGERLFDANREVLLHQTCDDIDSWMNDLEKQIEQDDTGSDLASVNILMQKQQMIETQMAVKARQVSELEQQTDYLQRTVPEDKLDEMKLKKASVESRFERLKAPLVERQVQLEKKKEAFQFRRDVEDERLWIAEKMPQATSSELGTSLFNVHMLKKKNQSLRTEIDNHEPRVQLVCSNGRKLIDEDHADAGEFSRLIDDLLQHWQELRDALEARRTRLLRSERVQQYLFDAGEAEAWMSEQELYMMVEDRGKDEISAQNLMKKHEALERAVEHYADTIRQLGETARQLTLDNHDDSDQIALKQSQVEKLYAGLKDLAGERRAKLDEALQLFMLSREVDDLEQWIADREVVAGSHELGTDYDHVTLLWERFKEFSRETEACGSERVSSVNQMADSLIECGHSDSATIAEWKDGLNEAWQDLLELIETRTQMLVASRELHKFFHDCKDVLGRCLEKQHGISDELGRDAGSVSALQRKHQNFRQDLVSLQSQVQGIRDDSARLQASYAGDKAKEITNREAEVLAAWAALHADCDARNAKLADTGDLFKFFNMVRILMLWMDDVIRQMNTSEKARDVSGVELLMNNHQSLKAEIDAREDNFAACIALGKELLGRSHYASNEIKEKLISLTNQRNSLLNRWEERWENLQLILEVYQFARDAAVAEGWLLAQEPYLLSQELGHSIDDVENLIKKHEAFEKSAAAQEERFSALERLTTFELRELKRRQEEEEQKRQEEIAAKTAVVSSPEDVASDRVDSQQAPEGESGKDDGQDAVHRKPSSVRLSSASEQPSTHVEERATADGDIFEGLLVRKHEWENTTKKASNRSWDKVFVVLRVSQLVFYKDQKSAKATPDVFFKGEAPLDLRGGSSEVASDYTKKKHVFRVKLAGGAEFLFQAKDDEEMNNWVSNVKGMCDADNSAGPSRSQTLPAGERKDEPKKRSFFTLKKN, encoded by the exons ATGACGACCGACATCAGCATGGTCCGCTGGGACCCCAGCCAGCAGCAGGAGATCGTCGATGACTTTGAGTACGACGGCGGAAACTCGTCCTCCAGACTCTTCGAACGCTCCAGAATCAAAGCCCTCGccg acgagcgagagagcgtACAGAAGAAGACGTTCCAGAAATGGGTCAACTCGCACCTGGTGCGCGTCAATTGCCGCATCGGCGACCTCTACGTGGACATGCGCGACGGAAAAATGCTGATCAAGCTGCTTGAAGTTCTGTCCGGCGAACGCCTC CCGAGGCCGACCAAGGGCAAGATGCGCATCCACTGCCTGGAGAACGTGGACAAGGCGCTGCAGTTCCTCCGCGAACAGCGCGTCCACCTTGAAAACATGGGCTCGCACGACATCGTCGACGGCAACCCAAGACTCAACCTCGGCCTCATCTGGACCATCATCCTCAGGTTCCAG ATCCAAGACATCACAATCGAGGAGACAGACAACAAAGAGACAAAATCGGCCAAGGACGCGCTGCTGCTTTGGTGTCAGATGAAGACGGCCGGCTACCACAACGTGAACGTGCGCAACTTCACGACGTCGTGGCGCGACGGTTTGGCGTTCAACGCGCTGATCCACAAGCACCGTCCGGACCTGATCCAGTTCGACAAGCTGTCCAAGTCGAACGCCATGCACAACCTGAACAACGCGTTCAACGTGGCCGAGGAAAAGTTGGGGCTGACCAAGCTGCTGGACGCGGAGGACGTGTTCGTCGAGCAGCCGGACGAGAAGTCGATCATCACCTACGTCGTCACCTACTACCACTACTTCTCCAAACTGAAGCAGGAGACCGTGCAGGGCAAGCGAATCGGAAAGGTGGTCGGCATCGCCATGGACAACGACAAGATGATCGCAGAGTACGAGTCGCTCACTTCGGACCTGCTCAAGTGGATCGAGGCCACCATCGACAGCCTCGGCGACAGGAATTTCGCCAATTCGCTCACTGGCGTGCAGACCCAGCTCGCCCAGTTCAGCTCCTACCGCACAGTCGAAAAGCCCCCCAA GTTCGTGGAAAAGGGCAATTTGGAGGTGTTGCTGTTCACGCTGCAGTCGAAGATGCGTGCCAACAACCAAAAGCCGTACACGCCTCGCGAGGGCAAGATGATCTCGGACATCAACAAGGCGTGGGAGCGTCTGGAGAAGGCGGAGCACGAGCGCGAGTTGGCGCTGCGCGAGGAGCTGATCCGGCAGGAGAAGCTGGAGCAGCTGGCGGCGCGTTTCAACCGCAAGGCCAGCATGCGCGAGACCTGGCTCAGCGAGAACCAGAGGCTCGTCTCGCAGGACAATTTCGGATTCGACCTGGGAGCGGTCGAGGCCGCGGCCAAGAAGCACGAGGCCATCGAGACGGACATTCTGGCGTACGAGGAACGCGTGCAGGCCGTCGTCGCCGTCAGCCAGGAGCTCGAGGCTGAAAATTATCACGATATCGAGAGGATCAACGCCAGGAAGGACAACGTCCTCCGCCTCTGGAACTACCTGCTCGAGCTGCTGCGCGCCAGACGCGCCAGGCTCGAGATGTCCCTGCAGCTGCAGCAGAACTTCCAGGAGATGATGTACATCCTGGACTCGATGGAGGAGCTGAAGGTGCGTCTGCTGTCGGACGACTACGGCAAGCACCTGATGGGCGTGGAGGACCTCCTCCAGAAGCACGCCCTGGTCGAGGCCGACGTCAACGTGCTGGGCGAACGCGTCAAGGCCGTCGTGGAGCACTCGCAGCGCTTCGCCGCCGAGCAGGAGGACGATGCCGGCTCAGGATACAGGCCCAGCGACCCCTCGGCCGTCGTCGAACGCGTCCAGCAGCTTGAGAGCGCCTTCACCGAGCTCGTGCGGCTGGCGGTCGAGCGCCGCCTCCGCCTCGAGGAGAGCCGCAAACTGTGGCAGTTCTACTGGGACACTGCTGACGAGGAGAACTGGATCAAG GAAAAGGAGCAGATCGTGTCGACGGGCGACATCGGGCACGACCTAACGACGATCCACCTGCTGCTGTCCAAGCACAAGGCCTTGGAGAACGAGGTGAACAGCCACGAGCACCAGCTGCAGGGCGTGGTGCAGACCGGCGACGAGCTGGTGCGCCAGGGCCACTTCGGCGCCGACCGCGTGCAGGAGCGCCTCGACGAACTGGGCGCCGCGTGGCAGCACCTCGTCCAAACGGCGGCCGCCAGACGCAGACGCCTCGAGGAGGCCGTCGACTTCCACCAGTTCTTCGCCGACGCCGATGATGTGGACATTTGGATGCTCGACACGCTGCGCCTCGTGTCCAGCGAGGACGTCGGGCGCGACGAGGCCAACGTCCAGTCGCTGCTCAAGAAGCACAAAGACGTCAGCGACGAGCTCAAGGCTTACGCTGCCACTGTCGACGCCCTGAAACAGCAGGCCGCCCTCCTCGGAGAGCAGGATCGCCAGTCCGAAGTGGTGACGCAGCGTCTCGCGAGCATCGACTCGCGATACGCCGAGCTGCTGGAGCTGGCCAAGCTGAGGAAGCAGCGTCTCCTCGACGCTCTGTCGCTCTACAAGCTGCTGAGCGAGGCGGACGGCGTCGAGCAGTGGCTCGGCGAGAAGCAGCGCATGCTCGCCACCATGGTGCCTGCTAAGGACGTAGAAGACGTCGAAATCATGCGACACAG ATATGACGGCTTTGACAAGGAGATGAACGCAAACGCGTCTCGCGTAGCGGTGGTGAACCAGTTGGCGCGGCAGCTGCTGCACGTGGAGCACCCAGACTCCGCTCGCATCGTGGCCCGGCAGAACGAGCTGAACCACGGCTGGGCTGAGCTGCGCGAGCGCGCCGACGCCAAGCGCGAGGAGCTGGCGTCCGCGCACGGCGTGCAGACCTTCCACGTCGAGTGCCGCGAGACGCTGCTCTGGATCGAGGACAAGAAGCGCATTCTGCAGAGCACCGACGCCCTCGAGATGGATTTGACCGGAATAATGACCCTGCAGAGACGTCTCTCCGGCATGGAGCGTGACCTGGCGGCCATTCAGGCCAAGTTGAACTCCCTGGAGGCCGAGGCCCAGCACATCGAGCTGGAGCATCCTGAAGAGGCGCCGCTCGTCCAGGAACGCATCACGCAGATCAGACAGGTTTGGGAGCAGCTGACGCACATGCTGAAGGAGCGTGACGCCAAGCTGGAGGACGCTGGTGACTTGCACCGCTTCCTGCGCGACCTGGACCACTTCCAGGCGTGGCTGACCAAGTCTCAGACGGAGATCGCCTCCGAGGACAGCCCCAGTTCGCTGGCCGAGGCCGAAAAGCTGCTCAGCCAGCACCAGAGCATCCGCGAGGAGATCGACAACTACACCGACGACTATACTACCATGATGAAGTACGGAGAGAACATCACCGCG GAGCCCTCGACGCAGGACGACCCGCAGTACATGTTCCTGCGCGAGCGTCTGAAGGCGCTCAAGGACGGATGGGAGGAGCTGCACCAGATGTGGGAGAACAGGCAGAAGCACTTGTCCGAGTCGCTCAACCTGCAGATGTTCCTGCGCGACGCCAAGCAGGCCGAGGTGCTCCTTTCCCAACAGGAGCACATCCTCAGCAAGGCTGAAACTCCG gTGAATTTGGAGCAGGCCGAGAACATGATGAAGCGTCACGAGGCGTTCATCACGACGGTGGAGGCGAACGACGAGAAGATCAACGCCGTGTGCCAGTTCGCCGGGCGCCTGTGCGACGAGGGCCACCCCGCGGCCGACAAGATTCAGGCCAAGGCCGAGGACATCGCCGACAGACGCGGCGCCAACAGACAGAAGGCGCTGGCCCAGCTGGAAAGGCTGCGCGACCAGCTCCTCCTCAGACAATTCCTGCAGGACTGCGAAGAACTTGGAGAATGG GTTCAAGAAAAGAACATCACTGCGCAGGACGAGACTTACCGCAGCGCGAAGACGGTGCACTCGAAGTGGACGCGTCACCAGGCGTTCGAGGCGGAGATCGCGGCCAACAAGGAGCGGCTGCTGCGCGTGCAGGAGGCCGGCCAGCAGCTGATGCGCGACAAGCCCGAGATGGCCGAGCTGGTGCTGCCCAAGACGCAGGAGCTGGGCGCCCAGTTCTCGGACCTCGAGTCGGCCACCAAGGAGAAGGGCGAGCGGCTGTTCGACGCCAACCGAGAGGTGTTGCTCCACCAGACGTGCGACGACATCGACTCGTGGATGAACGACCTCGAGAAGCAGATCGAGCAGGACGACACCGGCTCCGATCTCGCGTCCGTCAACATTCTGATGCAGAAGCAGCAAATGATCGAGACCCAGATGGCCGTCAAGGCGAGACAGGTGTCCGAGCTGGAGCAGCAGACGGACTACCTCCAGCGGACGGTGCCCGAGGACAAGCTGGACGAGATGAAGCTGAAGAAGGCGAGCGTCGAGAGCCGGTTCGAGCGGCTCAAGGCGCCCCTGGTGGAGCGGCAGGTGCAGCTGGAGAAGAAGAAGGAGGCGTTCCAGTTCCGGCGGGACGTGGAGGACGAGCGGCTGTGGATCGCCGAGAAGATGCCGCAGGCGACGTCGTCCGAGCTGGGCACCAGCCTCTTCAACGTGCACATGCTGAAGAAGAAGAACCAGTCGCTGCGCACCGAGATCGACAACCACGAGCCGAGGGTGCAGCTCGTGTGCTCCAACGGCCGCAAGCTGATCGACGAGGACCACGCCGACGCCGGCGAGTTCTCGCGCCTCATCGACGACCTGCTGCAGCACTGGCAGGAGCTGAGGGACGCCCTCGAGGCCCGCCGCACCCGCCTCCTCCGCTCGGAGCGCGTGCAGCAGTACCTGTTCGACGCCGGCGAGGCCGAGGCCTGGATGAGCGAGCAGGAGCTCTACATGATGGTCGAGGACCGCGGCAAGGACGAGATCTCCGCGCAGAACCTCATGAAGAAGCACGAGGCCCTCGAAAGGGCCGTCGAGCACTACGCCGACACCATCAGGCAGCTCGGCGAGACCGCCAGGCAGCTCACACTCGACAACCACGACGACAG TGATCAAATCGCCCTGAAGCAGTCGCAGGTGGAGAAGCTGTACGCCGGTCTGAAGGACCTGGCCGGCGAGAGGAGGGCCAAGCTGGACGAGGCACTGCAGCTGTTCATGCTGAGCAGGGAGGTCGACGACCTCGAACAGTGGATTGCCGACAGAGAGGTGGTGGCCGGCAGCCACGAACTCGGCACCGACTACGACCACGTCACT cTGTTGTGGGAGCGTTTCAAGGAGTTCTCGCGCGAGACAGAGGCGTGCGGCTCGGAGAGAGTGTCCAGCGTGAACCAGATGGCGGACAGCCTGATCGAGTGCGGCCACTCGGACAGCGCGACCATCGCCGAGTGGAAGGACGGGCTGAACGAGGCGTGGCAGGACCTGCTCGAGTTGATCGAGACGCGCACCCAGATGCTGGTGGCGTCGCGCGAGCTGCACAAGTTCTTCCACGACTGCAAGGACGTGCTCGGCCGCTGCCTCGAGAAGCAGCACGGCATCTCCGACGAACTCGGACGCGACGCTGGATCG gTTTCAGCGCTGCAGCGGAAGCACCAGAACTTCCGTCAGGACCTGGTGTCGCTGCAGTCGCAGGTGCAGGGCATCCGGGACGACTCTGCTCGTCTGCAGGCGTCGTACGCCGGCGACAAGGCCAAGGAGATCACGAACCGCGAGGCCGAGGTGCTCGCCGCCTGGGCCGCCCTGCACGCTGACTGCGACGCCAGAAACGCCAAGCTGGCCGACACCGGCGACCTCTTCAAATTCTTTAACATGGTGCGCATCCTCATGCTCTGGATGGACGACGTCATCAGGCAGATGAACACGTCCGAGAAAGCCAG ggACGTGAGTGGAGTTGAACTGCTGATGAACAACCACCAGAGCCTCAAGGCCGAGATCGACGCCAGGGAGGACAATTTCGCCGCGTGCATCGCGCTCGGCAAGGAACTGCTCGGCCGCAGTCACTATGCTTCTAATGAG aTCAAGGAAAAACTCATATCACTGACCAACCAGAGAAACTCGCTCCTCAACAGGTGGGAGGAACGCTGGGAAAATCTCCAACTCA TCCTGGAGGTTTACCAGTTCGCGAGAGACGCTGCTGTCGCGGAGGGTTGGCTCCTAGCACAAGAACCGTACCTGCTGAGCCAGGAATTGGGC CACTCGATCGACGACgtcgaaaatttgattaagaAACACGAGGCGTTCGAGAAATCCGCCGCTGCCCAGGAGGAACGTTTCAGTGCCCTCGAGCGGCTGACCACg TTTGAGCTGCGAGAGCTGAAGAGGCggcaggaggaggaggaacAGAAGAGACAGGAGGAAATCGCGGCCAAGACGGCCGTTGTCAGCTCGCCAGAAGATGTCGCCTCCGACAG AGTGGACAGCCAGCAGGCCCCCGAAGGCGAAAGCGGCAAGGACGACGGACAAGATG CCGTGCACCGCAAGCCCTCTTCTGTCAGGCTTTCCTCTGCCTCTGAGCAGCCAAGCACACACGTGGAAG AGCGCGCCACCGCCGACGGAGACATCTTCGAGGGACTCCTCGTGCGCAAGCACGAGTGGGAAAACACCACCAAGAAGGCCAGCAACAG GTCTTGGGACAAGGTGTTCGTGGTGCTGCGCGTGTCGCAGCTCGTCTTCTACAAGGACCAGAAGAGCGCCAAGGCCACGCCCGACGTGTTCTTCAAGGGCGAGGCGCCGCTCGACCTGCGCGGCGGCTCGAGCGAGGTGGCCAGCGACTACACCAAGAAGAAGCACGTCTTCAGAGTCAA gCTGGCCGGAGGGGCTGAGTTCCTGTTCCAGGCCAAGGACGACGAGGAGATGAACAATTGGGTGAGCAACGTCAAAGGAATGTGTGATGCCGACAACTCGGCCGGGCCCTCCCGCTCGCAGACCCTGCCAGCTGGCGAGCGCAAGGACGAGCCCAAGAAGCGAAGCTTCTTCACCTTGAAGAAAAA CTAA